In Herbaspirillum seropedicae, a single window of DNA contains:
- a CDS encoding LysR substrate-binding domain-containing protein produces the protein MATRLPPVHALSAFEAAARHNSFAIAAEELCITPSALSHRIRLLEEFVGERLFYRDGRSIGLSEFGRRYLDVVRSALRTLTDFPMPHRNAAVQPKIKVMLPPTFARHLLMPRIADFTQRHPEIVVELYLSVPLYDLSLSESDVEIRFGAGNYPNIITEKLFEEPAFAVASPAYLKTLPPMKSPADLKQATLLRSALEPWQPWFEAAGLKDWVEPSAGLRVDDLGLLLEAVRHGYGVGLTRQHFAEELLARGEIVELFDIRLRTPPHAYYVVYERAVRERPEVDTFISWMQNAFRNI, from the coding sequence ATGGCCACCCGCCTACCTCCCGTCCATGCCCTGTCCGCCTTCGAAGCGGCAGCCCGCCACAACTCCTTTGCGATTGCCGCCGAGGAGCTGTGCATCACCCCGTCGGCGCTGTCGCACCGCATCCGCCTGCTGGAAGAATTCGTCGGCGAGCGCCTGTTCTATCGCGATGGCCGCTCCATCGGTCTGTCCGAATTCGGTCGTCGCTATCTCGACGTGGTCCGCAGCGCCTTGCGCACGTTGACCGATTTCCCCATGCCGCACCGCAATGCCGCCGTGCAGCCCAAGATCAAGGTGATGCTGCCGCCGACCTTCGCGCGTCACCTGCTCATGCCGCGCATTGCCGACTTCACCCAGCGCCATCCGGAGATCGTGGTGGAGCTCTACCTCTCGGTGCCGCTGTATGACCTGTCCTTGTCGGAGAGTGATGTCGAGATCCGCTTCGGCGCCGGCAACTATCCCAACATCATCACCGAGAAGCTGTTCGAGGAACCCGCCTTCGCCGTGGCCAGCCCGGCCTACCTGAAGACCCTCCCGCCGATGAAGTCGCCCGCCGACCTCAAGCAGGCCACCCTGCTGCGCTCGGCGCTGGAACCCTGGCAGCCCTGGTTCGAGGCTGCTGGCCTCAAGGACTGGGTAGAGCCCTCGGCGGGCTTGCGGGTGGATGACCTGGGCCTGTTGCTGGAAGCGGTGCGCCATGGCTATGGCGTGGGCCTGACCCGCCAGCACTTTGCCGAAGAACTGCTGGCGCGCGGCGAGATCGTGGAACTGTTCGACATCCGCCTGCGCACCCCGCCGCACGCCTATTACGTGGTCTACGAGCGCGCCGTGCGCGAGCGGCCCGAGGTCGATACCTTCATCAGCTGGATGCAGAACGCCTTCCGCAACATCTGA